From the genome of Triticum dicoccoides isolate Atlit2015 ecotype Zavitan unplaced genomic scaffold, WEW_v2.0 scaffold26206, whole genome shotgun sequence:
GGATGGGAGAGGCTTTATGGGATAGCAATAGGGATTGCTCGTGGCCTCGAATACTTGCACCATAGCTGTAATACACGTATCGTCCATTTCGATATCAAGCCCCAAAATATCCTTCTAGACAAATATTTTAGCCCAAAGATTGCTGATTTTGGTCTAGCTAAATTGTGTCATACAAAAGAGAGCAAGGTTTCAATGACTGGTACTAGAGGAACAATTGGATTCATCGCCCCAGAAGTCCACTCGCGAACCTTTGGAGTGGTTTCAACAAAATCGGATGTttatagttatggaatgatgcttcTAGAGATGGTTGGAGGTAGGAGAAACGTAAAATCAATTGTTGCAAAATCCAGCGAAAAATATTTTCCAGATTGGATTTATGACCACTATGCGCAAGATGATGGACTAAAAGCATGTGAAGTCACATCAGAAATTGAGGATATCGCAAGAAAGATGACCTTAATAGGCTTGTGGTGCGTACAAATATTGCCTGCATATCGCCCTACCATAACAAAAGTTCTAGAAATGTTCGAGAGAAGCTCAGATGACATGGACATGCCACCGAAGCAAAACTTCTCTGGATTGCTGTAATATTTCT
Proteins encoded in this window:
- the LOC119345634 gene encoding LEAF RUST 10 DISEASE-RESISTANCE LOCUS RECEPTOR-LIKE PROTEIN KINASE-like 2.5; this translates as MLYMCYIPGSKRTSKIILIAVTSAAGALLFTCIYVLVWRKKGKRLRFLLCKKTSSNTEKNYEAMIVSYGSLAPKRYMYSEVMKIASSRSDQLGKGGYGVVFKGRLHDGSLVAVKFLHDCKGNGDEFVNEVMSIGRTSHVNVVSLYGFCLEGSKRALIYEYMPNGSLDKYIYSEHPKEILGWERLYGIAIGIARGLEYLHHSCNTRIVHFDIKPQNILLDKYFSPKIADFGLAKLCHTKESKVSMTGTRGTIGFIAPEVHSRTFGVVSTKSDVYSYGMMLLEMVGGRRNVKSIVAKSSEKYFPDWIYDHYAQDDGLKACEVTSEIEDIARKMTLIGLWCVQILPAYRPTITKVLEMFERSSDDMDMPPKQNFSGLLESS